The region TCACCGCTTTGGAGGGGGCGATGTAAATTTCAACTCAGTTTGAAACGCATGCCGATATAGCTACGATCCTAATACATCCACTTTTCGGGGATCTAATAAGATCTTTATCGCTTTTTATTGCTACTAAAACAACAGAATTGCTTTATGATGACAGCTATCGGCCGGGAGATCCTAGAGTCAGCAGCCATTATATATCGAGTCATTTTAAATTGCGCGGGGTGTGACAAGTTGACCAAGTCAGCCAATCCTGATTCTATTCAAGCCACAAATTACGCGGACACgaaaaggattaaggcctaaatcgataagataaactgaatcaaTGAAGAAATTACCCGTCGGGTGTCAGGTAGTACAATGTGTTTGGGAGCGTTCACAAATTACGTACCTCAAAATCTCCCATTTTTctgaccccctcccccctttGTACCAAATTCACTGACCCCTCTTAGGTACGTACCATCGCGCCCAtgaccacccccccccccaattaaATTGATGCAAagaacacaaataaaaaaaaatatactatacctgatttcatttatgatgtaACAAAAGAATTAAAGCAAGTACtgttgtttattgattttatataccCGGTACTAAAAGCCGATAAAACATCAAcggctattttcatttgagtttggtACATAAAGTACGTACCAAGATTGATTAATACCCCCCTCCCTCAAAGTACGTACCTTTTTTGctgacccccctccccccatgTACCACTTTGTACCAAAATTCAGTAACCCCCCTCCCCAATGGAGGTACGTAATTTATGAACGCTCCCTTTCCAGGGTTGGATGTGGGCATCTCTTTATATGGATGGGGTTCTAACTTCACGAAAATAGATATTTTCGCACGTATGAGCCCATCCGGTGATGACTGATACGGAGGAAATAAGCCCGTGCCCGGTACAGGACGGGGGCTCATTTCTTAGTATCAGTCAGTGAGCTACTTAAAAAAATTGACAATGTCTTCAAAAACGTCTTCAGCATAAATTAGCAACATTTTTCGCGCCTGTAAAAACGCGCGCATCGCATCGGTTTGCGGGTAACGGGGATTTATCATTCGGTGCGTCGCGAGACACCTGAATCCGCGCCCGACTCCGACTCGTGATCAAGTATGGGCTTCTCACCAACCAATAACAACAGTAAATCCATTTATAACGATATTAAATAAGGTTTTacatcaattttcatttattatcaGAGATAAAagttttacttttttattcgTTATAAATTTAGGCACTGATTGAtgttaattcaatatttttggcaGCTTTAAGCAGCTTCTTCATCTTCAGCCTCCTCTTCATCGAATTCACCCTCCTCCTCGGCAGTTGCATCTTGGTATTGTTGATACTCGGAAACCAAATCGTTCATGTTCGACTCGGCCTCAGTGAATTCCATCTCGTCCATGCCCTCGCCTGTGTACCAGTGTAAGAACGCTTTACGTCTGAACATCGCCGTGAACTGTTCGGAGATACGTTTGAATAGTTCTTGTATCGCCGTGCTGTTACCGATAAAAGTCGCCGACATTTTCAGACCTCGAGGCGGGATGTCGCAGACGGCTGTTTTCACGTTGTTCGGGATCCATTCGACGAAATAACTGCTGTTCTTATTCTGTACGTTCAACATCTGTTCGTCGACTTCTTTCATCGACATACGACCGCGGAACATGGCAGCGACCGTCAGGTATCGGCCGTGACGCGGGTCGCACGCGGCCATCATATTCTTGGCGTCGAACATCTGTTGAGTGAGTTCTGGTACGGTAAGCGCCCGGTACTGTTGACTACCACGTGACGTCAGAGGCGCGAAACCGGGCATGAAGAAATGTAGACGAGGGAATGGAACCATGTTTACGGCCAGTTTTCTCAGATCGGCGTTCAACTGTCCGGGGAAGCGTAAACAGGTCGTTACACCCGACATCGTAGCCGATACCAGATGGTTCAAATCTCCGTACGTCGGCGTCGTCAATTTCAGCGTACGGAAACATATATCGTAAAGAGCTTCGTTATCGATGCAATAAGTTTCGTCGGTGTTTTCTACGAGTTGATGTACGGATAGAGTGGCGTTGTAGGGCTCTACTACTGTGTCCGATACTTTCGGCGAAGGTACAACCGAAAACGTGTTCATAATTCTATCCGGATATTCTTCGCGTATTTTACTGATGAGAAGCGTGCCCATACCAGAGCCGGTGCCGCCCCCTAACGAGTGAGTCAGCTGAAAACCTTGTAAACAATCGCAACTTTCCGCTTCTTTTCGTACAACGTCTAATACAGAATCTACCAATTCGGCGCCTTCCGTGTAGTGACC is a window of Tubulanus polymorphus chromosome 2, tnTubPoly1.2, whole genome shotgun sequence DNA encoding:
- the LOC141900703 gene encoding tubulin beta chain-like produces the protein MREIVHLQAGQCGNQIGAKFWEVISDEHGIDPTGTYHGDSDLQLERINVYYNEATGGKYVPRAILVDLEPGTMDSVRSGPFGQIFRPDNFVFGQSGAGNNWAKGHYTEGAELVDSVLDVVRKEAESCDCLQGFQLTHSLGGGTGSGMGTLLISKIREEYPDRIMNTFSVVPSPKVSDTVVEPYNATLSVHQLVENTDETYCIDNEALYDICFRTLKLTTPTYGDLNHLVSATMSGVTTCLRFPGQLNADLRKLAVNMVPFPRLHFFMPGFAPLTSRGSQQYRALTVPELTQQMFDAKNMMAACDPRHGRYLTVAAMFRGRMSMKEVDEQMLNVQNKNSSYFVEWIPNNVKTAVCDIPPRGLKMSATFIGNSTAIQELFKRISEQFTAMFRRKAFLHWYTGEGMDEMEFTEAESNMNDLVSEYQQYQDATAEEEGEFDEEEAEDEEAA